A single Clostridia bacterium DNA region contains:
- a CDS encoding DNA glycosylase — translation MDYTCIEQDKQTVIVHGIRNFDLTHIFECGQCFRWNRFKNGYIGIAFGKVIYVYLKDGKLFIDNCTLYEFNDIWKEYFDLERGYSQIKESLSLDKVLKKAVKFGHGIRILRQDEWECLVSFIISANNAIPRIKKSIDYICRYFGRPIKYKDLMFYTFPTVEDLAYSDVSDIKECKCGYRSDYIKRSAEMVLSGEVDLYKLKYLDYRDAREQLLKLPGVGPKVADCVLLYSMGKFTAFPTDVWVGRVMKQFYVDDDMSLKKIHDYAIDKFGELSGFAQQYLFYYARELKIGK, via the coding sequence ATGGATTATACATGTATTGAGCAAGATAAACAAACTGTTATTGTCCATGGGATAAGAAATTTTGATTTGACACATATTTTTGAATGTGGGCAATGTTTTAGATGGAATCGGTTTAAAAACGGATATATAGGCATAGCCTTTGGCAAGGTGATTTATGTTTATTTGAAGGATGGAAAATTATTTATAGACAATTGTACCCTATATGAATTCAATGATATATGGAAGGAATATTTTGATCTTGAAAGAGGATATAGCCAGATAAAAGAAAGCCTCAGCCTTGATAAGGTTTTAAAAAAAGCTGTAAAATTTGGACATGGAATCAGAATTCTCAGGCAAGATGAATGGGAGTGCCTAGTTTCTTTTATCATATCCGCCAATAATGCAATACCTAGAATAAAAAAATCAATAGATTATATCTGTAGATATTTTGGAAGACCTATAAAATATAAAGATTTAATGTTTTATACTTTTCCAACCGTTGAAGATCTGGCATATTCTGATGTTTCAGATATCAAAGAATGTAAGTGCGGTTACAGGTCAGATTATATTAAGAGATCTGCTGAAATGGTGTTGAGCGGAGAAGTAGATCTGTACAAGTTAAAATATCTGGATTATCGGGATGCCAGAGAACAGCTCTTGAAGTTGCCAGGAGTAGGTCCTAAGGTAGCCGATTGTGTTTTGCTTTATTCAATGGGAAAATTTACTGCATTTCCTACAGACGTGTGGGTAGGTAGGGTGATGAAACAGTTTTATGTGGATGATGATATGAGCCTTAAAAAAATTCATGATTATGCGATTGACAAGTTTGGTGAACTGTCAGGGTTTGCCCAACAATATTTATTTTACTATGCAAGGGAACTAAAAATAGGAAAATGA
- the gltA gene encoding NADPH-dependent glutamate synthase translates to MTLNRQKTKTPMPEQQPEIRAKNFQEVALGYTKEQAVQEAKRCLQCKKPQCVAGCPVNVQIPDFIKKIAEEDFEGAISIIKQTNNLPAICGRVCPQEEQCEKKCILGKKGESVAIGRLERFAADYALKNNISQTNQAQNIQDNAHKVAVIGAGPAGLTAAADLAQKGYKVTVYEAFHEPGGVLIYGIPEFRLPKALVKTEIENLKQLGVEVQTNVIIGKTLTIDDLFQEGYEAVFIGTGAGLPKFMNIPGENLNGVYSANEYLTRINLMKAYKFPEADTPIKKGKKVAVVGGGNVAMDSARSALRMGADKVYIIYRRSEAEMPARQEEVHHAKEEGIEFKLLTNPVEIHGEDGWVKGISCIKMELGEPDASGRRRPVPVEGSEFTIDIDTVIMAIGTSPNPLIKSTTQGLETHFWGGLKVDQETGQTSKEGVYAGGDAVTGAATVILAMGAGKKAADAIDEYIKAKNNL, encoded by the coding sequence ATGACGTTAAATAGACAGAAGACCAAAACACCTATGCCGGAACAACAACCTGAAATAAGGGCAAAGAACTTTCAAGAGGTAGCATTGGGTTATACAAAAGAGCAGGCTGTACAGGAGGCCAAAAGATGCCTTCAGTGTAAAAAGCCTCAGTGTGTGGCCGGCTGTCCTGTAAACGTACAAATACCTGATTTTATAAAAAAGATAGCGGAGGAAGATTTTGAAGGAGCAATAAGTATAATAAAGCAAACCAATAATTTACCTGCTATTTGCGGGAGAGTGTGCCCTCAAGAGGAACAATGTGAGAAAAAGTGCATTTTAGGCAAAAAAGGTGAAAGTGTGGCTATAGGTCGATTAGAAAGATTTGCAGCTGATTACGCATTAAAAAACAATATATCTCAGACCAATCAAGCACAGAATATTCAAGATAATGCTCACAAGGTTGCAGTGATAGGCGCAGGACCAGCAGGGCTTACTGCAGCAGCAGACCTTGCCCAAAAAGGATATAAAGTAACAGTATATGAGGCATTTCATGAACCGGGCGGAGTATTGATATACGGTATCCCTGAGTTCAGATTGCCCAAAGCGTTGGTAAAAACAGAGATAGAAAACTTGAAACAATTGGGAGTAGAAGTACAAACCAACGTTATAATAGGTAAAACTCTTACAATAGACGACTTGTTTCAAGAGGGATATGAGGCAGTATTTATAGGAACAGGTGCAGGGCTGCCTAAATTCATGAACATACCCGGTGAAAATCTCAATGGAGTATATTCTGCCAATGAATACTTGACTAGAATAAATTTAATGAAAGCATACAAATTTCCGGAAGCTGATACACCTATAAAGAAAGGCAAAAAAGTTGCGGTAGTAGGCGGAGGCAACGTAGCGATGGATTCAGCCAGAAGTGCATTGAGGATGGGTGCGGATAAGGTGTATATAATTTATAGACGTTCTGAAGCTGAAATGCCTGCAAGGCAGGAAGAAGTACATCATGCAAAAGAGGAAGGAATTGAGTTTAAATTGCTCACCAATCCGGTAGAGATACATGGAGAAGATGGTTGGGTAAAGGGCATTAGCTGTATAAAAATGGAGCTAGGGGAGCCTGATGCATCCGGAAGAAGAAGACCAGTTCCTGTAGAAGGATCTGAATTTACTATAGACATAGATACTGTGATAATGGCTATAGGAACAAGTCCTAATCCTTTAATAAAGAGCACTACACAAGGATTAGAAACCCATTTCTGGGGTGGACTCAAGGTGGATCAGGAAACAGGTCAGACTAGCAAAGAAGGGGTATATGCAGGCGGAGATGCTGTAACCGGAGCTGCTACTGTAATACTCGCCATGGGAGCAGGTAAAAAGGCTGCAGATGCAATAGATGAATACATCAAAGCCAAAAACAACTTATAA
- a CDS encoding sulfide/dihydroorotate dehydrogenase-like FAD/NAD-binding protein, protein MYRIEHKELLASGIKLMEIQAPLVARKAQPGQFIILRVREDGERIPLTIADFDREKGTITIIFQEVGKTTKLLGQMNQGESIKDFVGPLGCASELEDGENVLCIGGGVGVAPLYPQVKYLHDKGKKVDVIIGAKTKDYVIFKDRMKGVCDNLYIATDDGSMGHHGFVSDVMKKLIEQQGRNYDRVIAIGPLIMMKVICDMTRKYGIKTTVSMNPIMVDGTGMCGGCRVTVGGETKYACVDGPDFDGHLIDFDEAMRRQSMYKAEERQCDGGGLCGGDHDDVK, encoded by the coding sequence ATGTATAGAATAGAACATAAAGAGCTATTAGCTTCTGGGATAAAGCTCATGGAAATACAAGCTCCCTTAGTGGCACGTAAAGCTCAACCTGGGCAGTTTATAATTTTGAGGGTGAGAGAGGATGGAGAAAGGATTCCTTTGACTATAGCAGACTTTGATAGGGAAAAAGGAACCATAACTATAATATTTCAAGAAGTAGGTAAAACTACCAAACTATTAGGCCAGATGAATCAGGGTGAGAGCATAAAAGATTTTGTAGGACCTCTTGGCTGCGCATCAGAACTGGAAGATGGTGAAAATGTATTGTGCATAGGGGGCGGAGTGGGTGTCGCCCCACTATATCCACAAGTAAAGTATTTGCATGACAAAGGCAAAAAAGTAGATGTGATAATAGGAGCAAAAACAAAAGATTATGTTATATTTAAAGACCGAATGAAGGGTGTATGTGACAACTTATATATTGCAACTGATGATGGGAGCATGGGACATCATGGATTTGTTAGCGATGTAATGAAAAAATTGATAGAACAACAAGGGCGAAACTATGACAGAGTAATAGCTATAGGACCGCTTATCATGATGAAAGTGATATGTGATATGACCAGAAAATATGGGATAAAAACTACTGTCAGCATGAACCCTATAATGGTAGATGGTACCGGTATGTGCGGCGGTTGCAGAGTGACTGTGGGTGGAGAGACAAAATATGCATGTGTGGATGGGCCGGATTTTGACGGACACCTAATAGACTTTGATGAGGCCATGAGAAGGCAGAGTATGTACAAGGCAGAGGAAAGGCAGTGTGACGGTGGGGGACTGTGTGGAGGTGATCATGATGACGTTAAATAG